The genomic DNA CCTTCCAGGTTAGAGGATTCTCGGGGAGGAGTAAAGCggaaggagagggaaagcGGAAGGGGCTTACACGCGGATATGGCGCCCATGGGCATGAGGAACATGGCAAAGTAGCGGGCCCCGATGTTGGTCGAGccggtggcgatggcgttgcCGACGGCCGAAAGGAGAGTGAGGCCCACGATGTGGAGAGAACGGTCCTTCGTCTTTGCCGAAGACCAGGTGACGCAGAGCGAGATGAGGAAGGTCGCGGCCTGTGACGTCGTAAGCGGACCGACTCGAATCAAAGGAGGTataggggagggggagaggggtcTCCTCGATTAACTTACCCAAGCGGGCGCGGTGAGCCAGAGCGTGTTAATCTTGCCGTACCCCAGCGTGCCGACGATGGTCGGGAAGAAGTACTGGAACGTCTGCGATATCAGACTGACGTGCTGCATTAGCACAAAGATGTATAGGCGGTAGTCGCGCACGGCCATCTTGACGCCGTCCATGATGCCCTGCTCGCCATACGTGTCGGCCTCCTGAATGTCTTCGATCAGGCGCCAGGCGGCGTACGCGCGTTCCTCGTCCGTCAGCCACTTCGTCGTGTGCGGGTAGTCGGGCAAAATCCACATGGCGACGAGCGCGAAAGCGATGGCTGCTACGCCTTCCTGTGGTCAAGACGTCAGTGATTTTGGCGATTCATTCGGCATgagagaaaggggaaggAAAGAACGAACGATGATGAAAAGCCACCTCCACCCGGCGATGCCTAGGTCTCCctccaggccgccaaggatgccggcgccgagcagaCCGCCAAACATGTTGGCCAGCGCGTTGCCGGCGTACAGGTACGCGATACGGCGGGTCAGCTCGGCACGGGTGTACCACGAGCTCATGAGGAAAACGGCGCCGGGGAAGAAGGGcgcctcgacgaagccgaggaagaagcggaTGACGATGAGGTGAGTGAAGGATTGCGCCGCGGCATTGCAGGTCGACACGACGCCCCACATGCAACACGAGGCCGCGAGGTAGAAAGACGGCTTCACCCGCGTCAGGAGCAGGTTCGAGGGGAGCTGCATGAGGAGGTagccgacgaagaagatggaggtcGCGAGGTTGAAGTCGGTGCCCGTCATGCCCAGGTCTCGTTCGAGCGTTCCCTGGCGGGCCTGGGCGAGATTGGAGCGGTCGAGGAAGTTGAGAAGGTACTAAGTTTTCTGTGGTTAGgacttgtttttttttcgccCCGGACAAGAAAAGGGGGTAGGTCAATGCCCACTCACCATGACCACGAGAGTTGGCATGAGGCGCCGGTCTACGCGCTTCAAAAGAGTCTTGTCCAGATTCTTGTGCCAGGCCTCGTCCTGGCTTGTGAAGTGCTGCGCCCATTCCACGGGAGTTGGGTTCGAGGCCGTAGGTCTGAGGCTGCCATTGTCGCCCTTGGCGATGTTCTCGTCCTGTTCTATGCTCGGTTTGTTGGCGTCCATCTTGACGGCGCGCCCGTTTTGGAGTGTACTGGCGGAAGATATGAGACACGATGATGGTTGGAGAACAAACCTTAGAAGGTGTCCGTTCCCACGAGAACAGCTCGAGGATGCCCTCGTGTTATAAGATGATCTCGTTACCccgtggggggggggagaaggcgGGGGAGGATAATGAGGGGAAACTGCGGCATGGCTGGCTTCAAGCTTCAAAGCTTCGGGAACAGGACTaccgacggcggcagctACGGCAGTAGAGCGGCATTCTCGCCGATCTCGAGCGTGGGGTTATTGGGGTCATTCATGTCATGACAGCATCGCATGCAGGTGAGATGCAGATCCGAGCGACGTCTTGGGGCTCCAATTCGTCGACGTAACCTCGGACGGCTCTCCTCTCCACGTCGAAGACCGGCATGAATGCCGTGAGGTTCTGTCCGGAAGCC from Colletotrichum higginsianum IMI 349063 chromosome 3, whole genome shotgun sequence includes the following:
- a CDS encoding Major facilitator superfamily transporter, encoding MDANKPSIEQDENIAKGDNGSLRPTASNPTPVEWAQHFTSQDEAWHKNLDKTLLKRVDRRLMPTLVVMYLLNFLDRSNLAQARQGTLERDLGMTGTDFNLATSIFFVGYLLMQLPSNLLLTRVKPSFYLAASCCMWGVVSTCNAAAQSFTHLIVIRFFLGFVEAPFFPGAVFLMSSWYTRAELTRRIAYLYAGNALANMFGGLLGAGILGGLEGDLGIAGWRWLFIIEGVAAIAFALVAMWILPDYPHTTKWLTDEERAYAAWRLIEDIQEADTYGEQGIMDGVKMAVRDYRLYIFVLMQHVSLISQTFQYFFPTIVGTLGYGKINTLWLTAPAWAATFLISLCVTWSSAKTKDRSLHIVGLTLLSAVGNAIATGSTNIGARYFAMFLMPMGAISAYQIIVSWVANSFPRPLVKRSACIAIANMIGNTATIYGSYMYPSQSGPQYIAGGSANTAICVLVAALALVLRYLHKWENKKLERAEQDAAVLAEGGEKLPVDLKQEKRAAGFRYIY